A genomic region of Aureimonas populi contains the following coding sequences:
- a CDS encoding VapE domain-containing protein yields the protein MSDHLANEEGRAEGTGAPAGALEKTVEFDFDKIEDTAPQVVETPSKHDPEVLNAHIAAGHELIPLRHWQAKDTKGKPAGKFPKSSGWRRQPALSLAKAVARMKAGCNVGARLRDIDLVIDVDPRNFAEGDDPFARLVRDFGLSEAPFVRTGGGGFHHYYRKPADMPVLGELAAYPGVEFKSLGRQVVAAGSVHPNGSSYGLDDDILALSLAEAPEATTALLDAIAKPSVAASTIGSGEITPAQLERLLSKLDVAAYNGRHDDWLAIMMAAHHGTDGAGVDEFVAWSVGDPDYAGDEDRIRGRWASLTIKAGGVTLATLLKALSDAGLGAFIEEVLRSCGGGLPERHRPAGRGRRAGLLDQQGADRAELPQHPAGHGGGAPRGRLRRALAARCAAGRAAALDGGHRPRTNRRPDPYRSRVDHGAVRPRAEREDVSDVLFALATKNTFNPVVEYLDGLAWDGVSRIDSLFPAYFGSPDSAYERAAGRKLMLAAVRRMRRPGTKFDTVPIVEGRQGSGKTSALRILGGMWHSDAELGRLDGKDSAGALHGVWIMELGELTAMNKAEVENLKAFVTRTEDRYRPPYGRTVKTFPRRCVFIGTTNSASYLRDHTGNRRYLPVSTGDIDLDALKRDRDQLWAEAAILEAAGESLTLPSSLWSDAADRQGDRQVDDPWLDRLRLHLASSPGRTRFSSQELLEFALEVPCSRQNQTDAKRVAVLMAKLGWQHKANLRFGKQSMTGYVSPEDPTFKA from the coding sequence ATGAGCGATCATCTTGCCAATGAAGAAGGGCGCGCCGAAGGGACCGGCGCGCCCGCAGGAGCTTTGGAGAAGACCGTCGAGTTCGACTTCGACAAGATTGAGGATACCGCTCCCCAGGTTGTCGAAACGCCGTCGAAGCACGACCCCGAGGTCCTGAATGCTCACATCGCCGCCGGCCATGAGCTGATCCCGCTGAGGCACTGGCAGGCGAAGGATACCAAGGGTAAGCCGGCCGGCAAGTTCCCGAAGTCCTCCGGCTGGCGCCGTCAGCCCGCGCTCTCGCTGGCCAAGGCCGTCGCCCGTATGAAGGCCGGTTGCAATGTTGGCGCTCGCTTGCGCGACATCGATTTGGTCATCGACGTGGACCCGAGGAACTTCGCCGAGGGCGACGACCCGTTCGCGCGGCTGGTGCGGGACTTCGGCCTGTCCGAGGCGCCCTTTGTCAGGACTGGCGGCGGCGGTTTCCATCATTATTACCGCAAGCCCGCAGACATGCCCGTCTTGGGCGAGCTCGCCGCCTATCCCGGCGTCGAGTTCAAGTCGCTGGGACGGCAGGTCGTGGCCGCCGGATCGGTGCATCCGAACGGAAGTTCGTACGGGCTCGACGACGACATTCTGGCTCTGTCGCTTGCCGAGGCGCCCGAGGCGACCACCGCTCTCCTGGACGCGATTGCGAAGCCTTCCGTCGCCGCATCTACCATCGGCTCCGGCGAGATCACGCCGGCGCAGTTGGAACGGCTGCTGTCGAAGCTGGACGTGGCAGCCTACAACGGCCGTCACGACGACTGGCTGGCGATTATGATGGCGGCGCACCACGGCACCGATGGCGCGGGCGTCGACGAGTTCGTCGCCTGGTCTGTCGGCGATCCCGACTATGCCGGCGACGAGGATCGCATTCGCGGCCGCTGGGCCTCGCTGACGATCAAGGCCGGCGGCGTGACGCTGGCGACCCTCCTCAAGGCGCTCTCGGATGCAGGGCTCGGCGCCTTCATCGAGGAGGTGCTGCGCTCCTGCGGCGGAGGACTTCCCGAACGACATCGACCTGCCGGCCGAGGTCGCCGCGCCGGCCTTCTTGACCAACAAGGGGCGGATCGAGCCGAACTACCGCAACACCCAGCGGGCCATGGAGGCGGCGCGCCTCGGGGTCGGCTTCGACGAGCTCTCGCAGCGCGCTGTGCTGCGGGCCGAGCGGCTGCCCTGGATGGCGGACATCGGCCGCGAACTAACCGACGACCTGATCCGTATCGTTCGCGAGTGGATCATGGAGCAGTTCGCCCTCGAGCCGAGCGCGAGGACGTGTCGGACGTCCTGTTCGCTCTCGCGACGAAGAACACGTTCAACCCAGTTGTCGAATACCTGGACGGTTTGGCATGGGACGGCGTGTCACGTATCGACAGTCTGTTCCCGGCCTATTTCGGGTCGCCGGACAGCGCCTACGAGCGGGCGGCGGGCCGGAAGCTGATGCTGGCGGCGGTCCGGCGGATGCGCCGGCCCGGCACGAAGTTCGACACGGTGCCGATCGTCGAGGGCAGGCAGGGCTCGGGAAAGACCTCCGCGCTGCGCATCCTCGGCGGCATGTGGCACTCCGACGCCGAGCTCGGTCGCCTCGACGGCAAGGACTCGGCCGGCGCGCTGCACGGCGTCTGGATCATGGAGCTGGGAGAGCTCACCGCCATGAACAAGGCCGAGGTCGAGAACCTAAAAGCGTTTGTCACCCGCACGGAGGACCGCTACCGGCCGCCCTACGGCAGGACGGTGAAGACCTTCCCGCGCCGCTGCGTCTTCATCGGCACCACCAACAGCGCGTCGTACCTGCGCGACCACACCGGCAACCGGCGCTACCTGCCGGTCTCGACCGGCGACATCGACCTCGACGCGTTGAAGCGGGACCGCGACCAGCTCTGGGCGGAGGCCGCAATCCTGGAGGCCGCGGGCGAGTCCCTGACGCTGCCTTCGAGCCTCTGGAGCGACGCGGCCGACAGACAGGGCGACCGTCAGGTCGATGACCCCTGGCTCGACAGGCTCCGGCTGCACCTGGCATCGTCGCCGGGGCGCACACGCTTCTCGTCGCAGGAGCTGCTGGAGTTCGCGCTGGAAGTGCCGTGCAGCCGTCAGAACCAGACGGATGCGAAGCGCGTGGCTGTGCTGATGGCCAAGCTCGGCTGGCAGCACAAGGCCAATCTGCGGTTCGGGAAGCAGTCGATGACCGGGTACGTCTCGCCGGAGGACCCGACGTTCAAGGCGTGA
- a CDS encoding helix-turn-helix domain-containing protein gives MQANLTKEDVEDALRRVLDAHRSSPWYDTDAAAAYLSSTPGTVRVWRSLGTGPRHHIVHGKVVRYHVDDLDAFVRGEDGR, from the coding sequence ATGCAGGCCAATCTCACCAAGGAGGATGTCGAGGACGCGCTGCGCCGCGTGCTCGACGCCCATCGCAGCAGTCCCTGGTACGACACCGACGCGGCTGCCGCCTATCTCTCGTCCACACCCGGAACCGTTCGGGTCTGGCGCTCGCTCGGCACCGGGCCACGCCATCACATCGTCCACGGCAAGGTCGTGCGCTACCACGTCGACGACCTTGACGCCTTCGTGCGCGGGGAGGACGGTCGATGA
- a CDS encoding tyrosine-type recombinase/integrase, translated as MATLNLTESRIRDLPLKSGIWRDEQVKGLLVVCHATTKTYAVQGDVRRNGRHIRTVRVKIDRVDRIGLREARSRARAIMSQIQSGVDPTAGPKESGITLLQALDEHLQEKPLRDATVVSYRYNIEHYLGRYKNRAVADLSRSEVRDIYQHLRSAKGQPTATGVMRTLRAVINTALRLDETLTSNPVTFLRLPTPKSRHVDELDVAEWWEKTEALSPIRRDLHRAMLLTGARRASILNVKRKDVDLARGVLIFNHMKTGGRMLFPMGTFLRNMIAQRLEDDLPFNNPWLWPSPASGKGCTTEPKERKRGLPSPHEYRHHARTMFIAAGVPYAESALLLGQRLPGASGGYVHAEHLVEHLRPHAQALENRIVAVRTSTLRLPATTEERDAA; from the coding sequence ATGGCTACCCTCAACCTAACAGAGTCCCGCATCAGGGATCTACCCCTCAAATCCGGCATCTGGCGGGACGAGCAGGTAAAAGGCCTCCTCGTCGTCTGCCACGCCACGACCAAGACCTACGCCGTCCAAGGCGACGTCCGCAGGAACGGCCGGCACATCCGCACGGTGCGGGTCAAGATCGACCGCGTCGACCGGATCGGCCTGCGCGAGGCCCGCAGCCGGGCCAGGGCGATCATGTCGCAGATCCAGTCGGGCGTGGACCCGACCGCGGGACCGAAGGAGAGCGGCATCACGCTCTTGCAGGCGCTCGACGAGCACCTTCAGGAGAAGCCCTTGCGGGACGCCACGGTCGTGAGCTACCGCTACAACATCGAGCACTATCTCGGCCGCTATAAGAACCGGGCCGTGGCCGACCTTTCCCGCTCGGAAGTGCGCGACATCTACCAGCATCTGCGCAGCGCGAAGGGCCAGCCGACCGCGACCGGCGTGATGCGCACCCTGCGGGCGGTCATCAACACGGCGCTGCGGCTGGACGAGACGCTGACCTCCAACCCGGTGACCTTCCTGCGGCTCCCGACGCCGAAGAGCCGGCACGTCGACGAGCTCGATGTCGCCGAATGGTGGGAAAAGACGGAGGCGCTCTCGCCGATCCGGCGCGACCTGCACCGGGCCATGCTGCTGACCGGCGCGCGGCGGGCCTCGATCCTGAACGTCAAGCGCAAGGACGTGGACCTCGCGCGGGGCGTGCTGATTTTCAACCATATGAAGACCGGCGGGCGGATGCTGTTTCCGATGGGCACGTTCCTGCGGAATATGATCGCGCAGCGGCTCGAGGACGACCTGCCGTTCAATAATCCCTGGCTCTGGCCGTCGCCCGCGAGCGGCAAGGGCTGCACGACCGAGCCGAAGGAACGGAAGCGAGGCCTGCCGAGCCCGCACGAGTATCGCCACCACGCCCGCACCATGTTCATCGCGGCCGGCGTACCCTATGCCGAGAGTGCGCTTCTCCTCGGCCAGCGCCTTCCCGGCGCCTCGGGCGGCTACGTCCACGCCGAGCATCTCGTCGAGCACCTGCGGCCGCACGCGCAGGCGCTGGAGAACCGGATCGTGGCGGTGCGGACCTCGACGCTGCGGCTCCCGGCCACGACGGAGGAGCGCGATGCCGCGTAA
- a CDS encoding Gfo/Idh/MocA family protein, with product MVSASANGGVHMPVRLGMVGGGQGAFIGAVHRIASRIDDRFRLVAGAFSSDSARAKASAAEFGVEEERAYSSYEEMARAESARPDGIEAVSIVTPNHLHFGPAKAFLEAGIPVICEKPLTARLEDALELQAIVQASGGLFVLTHNYTGYPMMRQAREMVAARELGQIRVVQVEYAQDWLTERAEDSGSRQAEWRVDPQKAGAAGALGDIGTHAFNLVSFVTGLTLESVAADLTAFVPGRRLDDNDHVMLRFAGGAKGMLWASQVAPGHENGFSLRVYGERGALGWHQEQPNHLWFTPFGEPKRLLTRNGPGARASSTRVSRIPSGHPEGYLEGFATIYREAADAIEARRNGNSIPPGTLFPTIDDGVEAMRFIDACLRSSAQDSRWTRLRSDP from the coding sequence ATGGTGTCTGCATCGGCGAACGGCGGCGTTCACATGCCCGTCCGGCTCGGCATGGTGGGCGGCGGGCAGGGTGCCTTCATCGGGGCCGTGCATCGCATCGCATCGCGTATCGACGACCGCTTCCGCCTTGTCGCGGGAGCATTCTCCTCCGATTCCGCGCGGGCGAAGGCCTCCGCTGCCGAGTTCGGGGTGGAAGAGGAGCGCGCCTACTCCTCCTACGAGGAGATGGCGCGGGCGGAAAGCGCACGGCCGGACGGGATCGAGGCCGTCTCCATCGTCACGCCCAATCACCTGCATTTCGGCCCCGCCAAGGCATTCCTGGAGGCCGGCATACCGGTGATCTGCGAGAAGCCGCTCACGGCCCGGCTGGAGGATGCGCTGGAGCTGCAAGCGATCGTGCAAGCGTCCGGCGGGCTCTTCGTGCTCACCCACAACTACACCGGCTATCCAATGATGCGGCAGGCGCGGGAGATGGTGGCGGCCCGAGAGCTCGGCCAAATCCGCGTCGTTCAGGTGGAGTATGCTCAGGACTGGCTGACGGAGCGGGCCGAGGATAGCGGATCGCGCCAGGCCGAATGGCGCGTCGATCCGCAGAAGGCGGGCGCGGCCGGTGCCCTCGGCGACATCGGCACCCATGCCTTCAACCTCGTCTCCTTCGTCACCGGGCTGACGCTGGAAAGCGTGGCGGCCGACCTGACCGCCTTCGTGCCCGGCCGCAGGTTGGACGACAACGACCATGTGATGCTGCGCTTTGCCGGCGGCGCAAAGGGGATGCTGTGGGCAAGCCAGGTGGCGCCCGGCCATGAAAACGGCTTTTCGCTTCGCGTCTACGGTGAAAGGGGCGCCCTCGGCTGGCATCAGGAGCAGCCGAACCATCTATGGTTTACGCCCTTCGGCGAGCCCAAGCGCCTCCTGACCCGCAACGGCCCCGGCGCGCGCGCGTCCTCGACGCGGGTCAGCCGTATTCCGAGCGGTCACCCGGAAGGCTATCTCGAAGGTTTCGCCACCATCTATCGCGAGGCCGCCGATGCGATCGAGGCCAGGCGCAACGGAAACTCCATCCCGCCCGGAACCCTCTTTCCCACCATCGACGACGGCGTGGAGGCCATGCGCTTCATCGACGCCTGCCTGCGCTCCTCGGCCCAGGACAGCCGATGGACCAGACTGCGAAGCGATCCGTAA